One Deefgea tanakiae genomic region harbors:
- a CDS encoding response regulator has product MNDFAKPLVLVVDDDEFMLDFIYEALSETCQVITAESGSIALELLRNKGPALILTDIQMPEMDGYELCRQIKDDFDINDTPVLFLSALDGIEDRLRGFEVGGEDFVLKPINPKVLEAKVANVLKLISERAQLKSQAQYATNTAMLAMTSMSETGLMLEGIKFFNQSKTPLELANAALKALAMFEVESVVEFLLPAGQTLALNARGPATELEISVVQHMAKMDRITQFKTRMSITYPHVRCLISNMPVDDPDRCGRLRDHLAMLIEAVETRLEAINTSNQSSQRGSAIDSTIKNLTTTLANIDEMQRTGRASASIILNNVMMKVELALVGLELTERQETALMTIIQDGLEDVSSTLLAEAHFQDQLSTAIKDLQRTLDLN; this is encoded by the coding sequence TGCTAAACCATTGGTTTTGGTCGTTGATGATGATGAATTCATGCTCGATTTTATTTATGAAGCGCTCAGTGAAACATGCCAAGTCATCACCGCAGAATCAGGCAGTATTGCGCTAGAGCTATTGCGCAACAAGGGTCCTGCACTGATACTTACGGATATTCAAATGCCAGAAATGGATGGCTATGAATTATGTCGGCAAATCAAAGATGATTTTGATATTAACGACACGCCGGTTCTGTTTTTATCAGCACTCGATGGCATCGAAGATCGCTTGCGCGGTTTTGAAGTCGGCGGTGAAGATTTCGTTCTCAAACCCATCAATCCCAAAGTGCTTGAAGCCAAAGTCGCGAATGTACTCAAACTAATTAGCGAACGCGCTCAGCTTAAATCACAAGCTCAATACGCTACGAACACTGCCATGCTGGCGATGACCAGCATGAGCGAAACTGGCTTGATGCTCGAAGGGATCAAGTTTTTCAATCAAAGCAAAACACCACTTGAGCTGGCCAATGCCGCACTAAAAGCCTTAGCCATGTTTGAGGTGGAAAGCGTTGTTGAGTTTTTATTACCTGCAGGGCAAACACTCGCGCTCAATGCTCGCGGGCCAGCGACCGAACTTGAAATCTCGGTCGTGCAGCATATGGCCAAAATGGATCGAATTACGCAATTTAAAACCCGCATGTCGATCACCTACCCGCACGTGCGTTGCTTAATTTCCAATATGCCGGTTGATGATCCAGATCGCTGTGGTCGCTTACGTGATCACCTAGCCATGTTGATTGAAGCCGTAGAAACTCGACTTGAAGCGATCAATACCTCTAACCAATCGTCGCAACGAGGCAGCGCGATCGATAGCACCATTAAAAACCTCACCACCACCTTGGCCAATATCGATGAAATGCAACGCACCGGCCGTGCCTCGGCATCGATTATTTTAAACAATGTCATGATGAAGGTGGAGCTGGCATTGGTCGGTTTAGAACTGACCGAGCGACAAGAAACCGCGCTGATGACCATCATCCAAGATGGCCTAGAGGATGTATCGAGCACGCTTCTGGCTGAAGCGCACTTCCAAGATCAGCTCAGTACTGCGATTAAGGATTTGCAAAGAACACTGGATCTAAATTAA